One segment of Solanum stenotomum isolate F172 chromosome 1, ASM1918654v1, whole genome shotgun sequence DNA contains the following:
- the LOC125847888 gene encoding E3 ubiquitin-protein ligase SIRP1-like, with protein MDGRGASRYWCHHCSRRVNPMMEVELKCPICQLGFIEEMGSDTTETPLDSDSDSDRALSLWAPILLGMMTNPRRRSRLRHLEFEDDDDDDHTREADTQLDPDLASIINRRRRNSATILQLLQGIRAGMLAESENPNPENENRETGRESRDLERVILINPFNQTIIVQGSDNNSRNQPIGSLGDYFIGPGLDVLLQHLAENDPNRYGTPPAQKEVVEALPVVTIDETLQCSVCLEDFEIGTEAKEMPCKHRFHGDCILPWLELHSTCPVCRHQLPSDESKVESAGTNDGSGSNTNARSSNGNGRRYEDEDTRNENGRRFPVSLPWPLSGLFSSPNSGSNGNSSSMTSSASNANSNAHMHED; from the coding sequence ATGGACGGAAGAGGAGCGTCAAGATATTGGTGTCATCATTGTTCAAGGAGGGTGAACCCCATGATGGAGGTTGAGTTAAAATGTCCCATTTGTCAACTAGGATTTATTGAAGAAATGGGATCAGACACTACTGAGACGCCTTTAGATTCTGATTCTGATTCTGATCGTGCCCTCTCACTTTGGGCACCTATCTTGTTAGGCATGATGACCAACCCTCGTCGTCGTTCTAGACTTAGGCATCTCGAATTTGAAGATGATGACGATGATGATCATACACGTGAAGCCGATACACAACTTGATCCAGACTTGGCATCTATAATAAATAGGCGCAGGAGGAACTCTGCCACAATTCTCCAGCTCTTGCAAGGTATTCGAGCTGGAATGTTGGCTGAGTCGGAGAACCCTAACCCTGAGAATGAAAACAGGGAGACAGGTAGAGAGAGTAGGGATCTTGAGCGTGTTATACTTATAAATCCATTCAATCAAACCATCATTGTGCAGGGTTCAGATAATAATTCCAGGAACCAACCTATTGGCTCATTGGGTGATTATTTCATTGGTCCTGGTTTAGACGTGTTGCTGCAACATTTGGCAGAGAATGATCCAAATAGGTATGGTACTCCACCAGCTCAAAAAGAGGTTGTAGAGGCATTGCCTGTGGTGACAATTGATGAGACATTGCAGTGTTCTGTCTGTTTGGAAGACTTTGAGATTGGGACTGAAGCCAAAGAGATGCCTTGTAAGCACAGGTTTCATGGTGACTGCATCTTACCATGGCTGGAGCTTCATAGCACATGTCCAGTCTGTAGGCACCAGTTGCCCTCTGATGAATCAAAAGTTGAGTCTGCTGGAACCAATGATGGAAGTGGTAGTAACACAAATGCTCGGAGTAGTAATGGTAATGGTAGAAGGTATGAAGATGAGGATACTAGGAATGAAAACGGTCGCCGGTTTCCAGTGTCACTTCCGTGGCCTTTGAGTGGCTTGTTTTCATCCCCAAACTCAGGTAGTAATGGAAATTCATCATCAATGACGTCTTCTGCATCAAATGCAAACTCCAATGCTCATATGCATGAGGATTAA